From Streptomyces sp. SAI-135:
GCGCGCGGCCCTGTCCCGCGGCCCACTCGGCACTCCTGACCACGCTCCCGCCAACGGCACCTCCACCTGGACCTACTGGCTCCTCGCCTACGCCACCCTCGGCGACGGCCTCCTCGCGGCAGCCGTGACCGGCGGCCCCGACGCCCTGCCCACCGGCGCCCCCGACGCCGCCTGGCCGATGGTCACGGCCCCCGTCCTCGCCCTCACCCTGTCCTGCGCCCCGGCGGCCTGGTCCGCCCACCTGTTCGCGACCCGCGCCCGCCGCAAACTGACCGTCAGCCGGGGCCTGGAGGACTTCGCGGCCTCCGTACGCCCCCTGCTGCTCGGCACGTTCGCCCTGTACCTGTGCGCCCTGACGGCTCTGTCGGCCCTGTCCGGGGCCGCCGTGGGCGAACCGGCCGCCCACCCGCAGGTCATCGCTCTCGGTGCCCTTCTCCTCCTCGCCCGCCTCCTCACCGTCCACGGCTTCACCCACGCCCCCGCGGTGGTCCTCACCGCCGCGGCCACGGCCCAGGCGACCGCCCTGGCCGCGGCCTTCGCCTCCCGCCTGCCGGGCTGCGGCTTCCTCGCCGCACCGGTGGACGCCCTCGTGGACCTCTGGGGCGCGGGCGGCATCCCGACCCTTTCCTGCGGCCTCGGCGCCCTGGCCCTGCTGATCCACGGCGCCCGCAAGCTGACGCGAGCGTCGGCCCACGCCCGGCCGGAGAACCCGTGCTGACCCGCCGCGGCTGCGGCGGACGGGTGGCCCGGGGCGCCGTGGGCGCCGCCGCCCACCCGCCGTAGCCGCGGTGGCCCACCGGGCACGAGCACGCGCCCGCCGTGGCGCGACCTCCTCCCACCGGAGGGGAACCGCCCGCCGCCCCCCGCCCCCCACACACCGCCCCACCGACCCCGCACACACCGCGGCAGGCAACCCCGGCCCCACCGCCGGACCGCCACCCCGGCCCCACCGCCCCCCCGGCCCCACCGCCGGAAGCACCCCGCAAGCCCCTCCCGAAGGAGAACCCGCAATGACCACCTCCCGACCCGCCCCCAAGGCCCCGGGAGCAGCCCGATGAGAGTCCTGCTGATCGGAGCCAACGGCTACCTCGGCCGCTTCGTCGCCGACCGCCTGCTCGCCGACCCCGCCGTCCAGCTCACCGCCCTCGGCCGCGGCGACGACGCCGACGTGCGCTTCGACCTCGCGTCCGGCAGCCCCGGTGCCCTCACCCGCTTCCTCGACGCGGTCCACCCGGGAGTAGTCGTCAACTGCGCCGGCGCCACCCGCGGCGGCGCCCGCGAACTCACCCGCCACAACACGGTCGCCGTCGCCACCGTCTGCGAGGCCCTGCGCCGCAGCGGCTGCGGGGCCCGTCTGGTGCAGATCGGCTGCGGCGCCGAGTACGGACCCAGCCAGCCCGGCTCCTCCACGGCCGAGGACGCGGTCCCGCGCCCGGGCGGCCCGTACGGGGTCAGCAAACTCGCCGCCACCGAACTGGTCCTCGGCTCCGGTCTGGACGCGGTCGTCCTGCGCGTCTTCTCACCGGCCGGCCCCGGCACCCCCGCCGGCTCCCCGCTGGGCCGGCTCGCCGAGGCCATGCGCCGCGCCATGCAGTCCGGCGACGGTGAACTGAAGCTCGGCGGCCTCGGCGCCCAGCGAGACTTCGTCGACGTCCGCGATGTGGCCCGCGCCGTCCACGCGGCCTCCCTCTCCGCCGCCCAGGGCGTCATCAACATCGGCTCGGGCCGAGCCGTCCGCCTCCGCGACGCCGCCGCCGTCCTGGCCCGGGTCGCCGGGTACGGCGGCGCCCTCCACGAACTCGACGGCCCTCCCGGCCCGCTGAGGGCGACCATCGGACACCCCCGCTCCGAATCGGACCACGCGGCACCCGTCGCGTACCCGTACCCCGACGGCTGCGGCAGCTGGCAGCAGGCCGACGTGCGCACCGCGCGCGACCGGCTCGGCTGGCGCCCCCGCATCAACCTCGAAGAGTCCCTCGCCGACATCTGGATGGAGGCGGCATGCCGCATCTGACCAGTACGAAGACAAGTACCCCGAGCACCGAACTGCGTGTCGGCCTCGGTGTCCCCGGCTTCGCCCACCCCCTGGTCGCCCCCGCCGAGTGGGCCGAACTCACCCGTCCCGGCACCCCCGTGCACTGGGCCGTCCTCAACGTCGCCGACGGCCCAGGCGCCCGCCCCGACCCGCACTGCCTCGAAGCGGCCGGGCGACTGCGCAACGCCGGCGTCCGCGTCCTCGGCCACCTCGACACCGCCCACGGGATCCGCGTCCACGGCGAGACGGTCTCCCAGGCCCAGCGCTACCTCGACTGGTACCGGGTCGACGGCTTCCTCCTGGACCGCTGCCCGACCGACCGCGCCGCGCTGCCCGAGATCCGCCGTACCGTCGCCACGCTCCGCGCGGTCCGTGACGATGCCCACATCGTCCTCGGCCACGGCACCCACCCCCACCCCGGCTACGCCGAGAACGCCGACCAACTGATCACCTTCTCCGGCCCCTGGAGCGACTACCGCTGGTCCCAGGTGGCCGAGTGGACCGCCGACTACCCGCCCGACCGCTTCTGCCACCTCGTCCACGGAGTGCCCGGCCCGCACCTCGAGGAGGCCCTGCGCATCGCCCGCTGGCAGGGCGCCGCCACGATCTGGTTCACCGACCGCACGGACCGCGGCGGCCGCGTCGACCCCTGGGAGACCATGCCCGGCTACTGGGACGAAATCGTCTCGCGGATCGGAACGGGTGTCTCGGAATGAAGAAGCCCATGGCAGTGTTACAGGGAGAACAACCGTAGTGATTGACCGACCAACGGAGTCCCCGTGTCGCTGCCACCCCTGGTCGAGCCCGCTTCTGAGCTCACCGTAGACGAGGTCCGCAGGTACTCCCGCCACCTGATCATCCCCGACGTGGGGATGGACGGGCAGAAGCGGCTGAAGAACGCCAAGGTGCTCTGTGTGGGCGCCGGCGGCCTGGGCTCGCCGGCGCTGATGTACCTGGCCGCGGCGGGCGTCGGCACGCTCGGCATCGTGGAGTTCGACGAGGTCGACGAGTCGAACCTGCAGCGCCAGATCATCCACAGCCAGGCCGACATCGGCCGCTCCAAGGCCGAGTCCGCCCGCGACTCCGTCCTCGGCATCAACCCGTACGTGAACGTGGTCCTTCACGAGGAGCGGCTCGAGGCCGACAACGTGATGGACATCTTCAGCCAGTACGACCTGATCGTCGACGGCACCGACAACTTCGCGACCCGCTACCTGGTCAACGACGCGTGCGTGCTGCTCAACAAGCCGTACGTCTGGGGCTCGATCTACCGCTTCGACGGCCAGGCCTCCGTCTTCTGGTCCGAGCACGGCCCCTGCTACCGCTGCCTCTACCCGGAGCCCCCGCCGCCGGGCATGGTCCCCTCCTGCGCCGAGGGCGGCGTGCTGGGCGTGCTGTGCGCGTCCATCGGTTCCATCCAGGTCACCGAGGCCATCAAGGTCCTCACCGGCACCGGTGAGCCCCTCGTCGGCCGTCTCATGATCTACGACGCCCTGGAGATGCAGTACCGCCAGGTCAAGGTCCGCAAGGACCCGAACTGCGCGGTCTGCGGCGAGAACCCGACCGTCACCGAGCTCATCGACTACGAGGCCTTCTGCGGCGTCGTCTCCGAGGAGGCCCAGGAGGCGGCCGCCGGCGCGACGATCACTCCCAAGCAGCTCAAGGAGTGGATCGACGACGGCGAGAACATCGAGATCATCGACGTCCGCGAGATCAACGAGTACGAGATCGTCTCCATCCCGGGCGCCAGGCTGATCCCCAAGAACGAGTTCCTCATGGGCACCGCCCTGGAGGGCCTCCCGCAGGACAAGAAGATCGTCCTGCACTGCAAGACGGGTGTCCGCAGTGCGGAAGTCCTCGCGGTCCTGAAGTCCGCGGGCTTCTCCGACGCCGTGCACGTCGGTGGCGGTGTGATCGGCTGGGTCAACCAGATCGAGCCGCACAAGCCGGTCTACTAGGCCCACGCCTTCCCGGGAGGGGCTCGGCACCCTGTGTGCCGGGCCCCTTTCCGTCAGCGGCGCCGGGCGCAGACCTTGCCGTCCTTCGGCACCGTGCCCTTCAGCAGGTACGCGTTCACGGTGGAGTCCACGCAGTCGCTGCCATTGCCGTACGCCCCGTGCCCCTCGCCCTTCCAGGTGAGCTCCACGCCTACCCCCTGGCCCAACTCGTCCGCCATCCGCCGGGCGCCCTCGTAGGGCGTCGCCGGATCGCCCGTGTTGCCGATCACCAGCACCGGTGCCGCGTCGGGCGCGCTCACCTCCGGCGTCTCGTACTGCCCGGGTACCGGCCAGTCGTGGCACCAGCCGGCCGCGTCCCAGCCGAGGAAGGGGCCGAACACAGGTGAGATCCTCTCGAACTCGGGCAGCAGCCTCTTCGCCTCCGCGAGCGTGGGCCGCTGCTTGTCGTCCAAGCACGATATGACCCGTTGTGCCTGCGGCAGCAGGCCGTAGCGTCCGGACGGGTCTCGTTCGTTGTAGCCGTCGGCGAGCGCCAGGAGTTCGGAGCCGTCCCCCTGCTCGGCCGTGCCGAGAGCGCTGGTCAGAGAGGGCCAGCTGTCCTCGCGGTACAACGGCCAGACGATGCCGGTGAACGCGAGCACCTGCGTCAGCTTCCGGCCGGAGTACGTCTCCAGCGGGTCCGCGTCGATCCGGTCCAGCAGGTCCGCGATCCTCCGCGTTCCCGTCTCGGGGTCCTGGCCGGTGGAGGCGAGGTAGTTGTCGAGCGCGCGCTGGAAGCCCCGGGCCTGGTTCTCGCGGTGGGCCACCGAGTCGGCGCTCGGGTCGACGACCGCGTCGAGCACCAGCCGCCCCACGCGCTCCGGAAACAGGTGGGCGTAGACCCCGCCGAGTTCGGTGCCGTACGAGATGCCGAAGTAGTGCAGCTCGGTGTCACCGAGGACGTGCCGCATGAGGTCCATGTCGCGCGCGGTGTCGGTGGTCGAGACGTGGGGCCAGCAGGTCGCCCGCGTCCCTCTGGCAGCCCCGGGCGAAGTCGGCGGCGTCCTTGAGGAACGCCCGTTCCTCGGCCGGGGTGTCGGGAGTGGCGTCCACCGCTTCGGCCGCCTGCGTCTCCTTGTCGCCGCGGCAGCGGACGCCCTCACTGGCGCCGACCCCGCGCGGGTCCCAGCTCACCAGGTCGTACCGCTCGCGCAGCAGCGAGACGGTGGCGGCGTACCCGGGCAGGCCGGCGATGCCCGACGCGCCGGGGCCGCCGAAGTTGAACAGGAGCGAGCCGATGCGGTCGCCGCCGCGGGCCAGGGAACGGATCAGCGCCAGGTCGATCGTCTTCCCGCCGGGCCTCGACCAGTCGAGCGGCACCTTCAAGGTCGCGCACTGCCAGTCCCGGCCGGGCGCGGAGGCGTCCGCGGTGGCCTTGCAGCCCTCCCAGTCGGGTCTCTGCGAGGTCAGCGAGGCAGGCAGTGCTTTCGCGCCTGTCGCGGTCGGCCTCGCGCTGCCCGAACGCTCCTCGCCCTCGTCGCCACCGGACGAGCCGCCGCTGCAGCCGGCCACCAGCAGTGCGGCCGCGGCGGTCACGGCCGCCCACCGTACGAAACGCCCCATTCCAGTCCCCCTCCGAAGTCGTCCGTGACGGGCCACGAACGCCGGTCCGGCCATGGTAGGCCGATCACGAGACACTCGTCGGACCCTGTGGATAACCCTCTGACCAGCAGGTTTCGGAGGAACGTGGGGCGGCTGCGGGCTACGAGCAGACGGTCCCGGCCGCCGGTGTCCTCCCGTTGAGGAGATAGCCGTTCACCGCGTCCTGGACACACTTGTTCTTGCTGTCGTACGCCCCGTGCCCCTGCCCCTTGTAGGTCAGCTCGACGCCGACGCCCGCACCGAGGGCCTGCACCATCTTCCGGGCGCCCTCGTACGGGGTCGCCGGGTCCCCGGTGTTGCCCACGACCAGGATCGGCGCCGAGCCGGGGGCGCTCACGTCGGGATGGTCGGCGGCTCCCGCCACGGCCCAGTCTGTGCAGGTCACCATCGACCAGGCCATGAAGTCGCCGAACAGCGGGGAGGCGGCACGGAACTCGGGCAGCTTCCGCTCGACCTGGGCGGCGGTGTACCGGGGCTTGTCGTCGGCGCAGTTGATGGAGATGTTGGCCGCGGCGATGTTGCTGTACTCGCCGTTCTCGCTGCGCCCGTTCAGCGAGTCGGACAGCAGCATCAGCACCCTGCCGTCACCGTCGTACGCCTGCTCCAGGCCCTCGGTCAGGTACTCCCAGAAGTCCTTCGAGTACAGGGCCTGGGCGATGCCGTTGGTCGCGGCGGACTGGGTCAGCACCCGCTGCCCGAGGCCGGGGATCGGATTCCGGTCGAGGTCGGCCAGCAGCTTCGCAATGCGGTCCCTGACGTCCTGCGCGGTGTCGCCGACAGGGCAGTCAGGCTGTGAGGTGCAGTCCTCGGCGAAGTTGTCGAGCGCGAGCTGGAAGCCCTTGGCCTGTCCGAGCGCACCCTGCTCGCTGTCCTGCGTCGGATCGACGACCGCGTCGAAGACCGCGCGCCCCACGCGCTTCGGGAACAGGTGGGCGTAGACCCCGCCGAGTTCGGTGCCGTACGAGATGCCGAAGTAGTACAGCTTGTCGTCACCGAGGACCTGGCGCATCAGGTCCATGTCGCGGGCCGCGTCGGTCGTGCGCACATGCGGGAGCATCTTCTCGGAGTTCTCCTCGCAGGCCGCGTTGAACTCCTTGGTGTCGTCCAGCAGCGTGGCGCGTTCGGCGGAGTCGTCCGGGGTCGCGTCCTGCTGGAAGTACACGTCCAGCTGAAGGTCGTTCAGGCACTCCACCGGGGCACTGCGGCCGACCCCGCGGGGGTCGAAGCTCACCAGGTCGTAGCGGGTGCGCAGGTGCGCGTAGTCCGGGCCGAAGGCAGGCAGTGTGGTGACGCCCGAGCCGCCGGGGCCGCCGAAGTTGAAGACGAGGGAGCCGATGCGCTTGTCCTCGGCGCCACTGGTCCTGGCCCGGATCAGCGCGAGGTCGATCGTGTCGCCCTTGGGCTCGGCCCAGTCGAGGGGGGCCTTGAGGGTGGCGCACTGCCACTCGTCGCCGCCCGGCAGCGGTGAGGGGGCCTCGCCGCCGCCCTCGGCCCGGGAGGGGGCCGGGCAGTCCTTCCAGTTCAGCTTCTGCGCCGACAGGTCCTCGTTCTCGGAGCCGTCCCCGCAGCCCGCCAGCGCTGAGGCCAGCAGCAGGGCGGTGGCGGCCAGGGCGGCGACGCGCGGTCGAGGAGGATTCGGCATGAACCCATCCTGCGCTCGCCCGCGCGGGGCCGCGCGGAGCAGGAGCCGTAAGAGGTACCTGTTCCGGCTGGAGCGGAAGGGGCTAGAGGGCGCCCTTGCGGGACAGCTGGTTGAAGGCCAGCCAGCCCGGCAGCACGGGCAGCCAGAGCGTCAGCAGCCGGAAGAGCAGAACGGCCGGTGCGGCGACCTCCTTGGGGAGGCCCACGGCGATCAGACCGACCGTCAAGGTGGCCTCCACGGCGCCGACGCCACCCGGTGTCGGGGCGGCCGAACCGAGTGCGTTGCCGGCCAGGAAGACGACGGCGACGCTGGCGATGCTGAGCGAGGTGCCCTCGCTGCCGAAGGCGCGGATGGAGGCGTCCAGGCACATCACGAAGCAGGCCGTCAGCAGCAGCATGCCGCCGATGCCGGTGATCAGCTTCTGCGGCCGCTGGAGCACGTCCAGCATGCGCGGTACGACCCCCGCGAACAGCGACCTCACGCGCGTGACGACGAACTTCCTGAGGAACGGCACCGAGGTGACCACCAGCACGAGCACCGCCACCGTCAGCAGACCCGCGATGACGGTCCGGGACGGCGACAGGGACGGCGTCTTCTCGGTGCCCGTCAGATAGCCGAAGGACAGCAGCATCAGGATGTGGCAGCCGAGCCCGAAGAGCTGCGAGGCCCCGACGCTGGCCACCGCGAGCCCGGGACGCACTCCCTGGCGTTGCAGGAAGCGGGTGTTGAGCGCCACACCGCCGACCGCGGCCGGCGCGACGATCTTCACGAAGGAGCCGGCGACCTGGGCCGCGACCGTCCGCAGGAACCCCACCCGCTCGGGCACGAAGCCCAGCAGCGCCATGGCGGCGGCGAAGTAGCTGCCCGCCGAGAACAGCACGGCGGCGGCGACCCAGCCCCACTCGGCGTTCTCGATGAGCGGCCCGAACTCGATGTGGGTGAGCTGCGTCAGCAGGAAGTACGCGCCGATGGCACCCGCGATGAAGCTGATCAGCGTGCGTGGCTTCACCCGCTCCAGACGGGCCGGTTCGACCGGAGCCTGCGGCCTGATCAGCAGCACCTGGTGGCGGATCTGCGTCAGCAGGTCCTCCTCGCGCGCCTCCTCGATGGCCTCGTCGATGGCCCGCTTCTCCGCCCGGGCCTCCGCCTTGACGGTCTTCTTGTCGGGCTTCTCGAGTACGGGCCTGGCGTCCGCCGGCGCTTCCTCCAGCCGGGCCTGCTTGGCCTGCTGGGACGCCTCCAGGACGGCCTCGCGCTCCCGCTGGGCCCGCTCCCGGGCCAGTCTGCGCAGTGTCGCGCGCGTGGAGCGGGTCAGCGCGATGGGCTGGAGCATCGGCAGACAGTCGGCCACGGCGTCGGGGCCGAGGACGCTGACCGCCGAGGCCACCGCGCGTTCCGCGCCCGCGAGCAGTCCCAGGGTCGTCACCAGCTGGGCGACGTCCATGCGGAGGAGCAGGGTGCTGGCCGCGATCTCACCGCCGCGCAGGTCGGTAAGGATCACCGCGCCGGAACGATCCACCAAGATCGCGTCACCGGCGAGCCTGCGGTGCGCGATGCGCCGCGACTGCAGCGCCTGCACCTGACGCCAGGTGTTGCGCAGCAGTTCGTCGGTGATCTCCTCCTCGTCCAGCGACTCGAGCGTGCGCCCGCCGGTGTGCTCGTAGACGAGCATCACGGCGTCGGGGCCGAGTTCGGAGGTGGCGATCAGCTTGGGCGCGTTGGCGCCGGCCGCGATCGCCGCGTAGGCGAGCAGCGCCTCCTGCTCCAGCGCCTGCCTGAGCGACTGGAGGCTGCTGCGGGTGGCGAAGCCGCGCAGGGTGAGGTTGCGCCACACGCGGTAGAAGAACCCCTGTGCCTGCTGCTCCCGGTCCACCACCGTCACGTCCAGCGGCGGGCCGTCCTCCAGGGTGACGAAGTACCGTCGGCCGCGGTCGCCGTTCTCCGCGCTCTCCGAGGCCTCCTCACGGGCCGCGCTGACCGGGCGGAAGCCGACGGTCCTGAGGCCCGCGATCAGTGTCTGCCCGGTGGGCCGGACGTTGGGCGAGCCGACCGCGTACAGCGTGCCGTAGGCGACCGTCCAGCCGATCAGCACCGTCAGGATGATCGAGAACGGGGTGGTGTAGCCGGTGACGAGCATCGAGAACGCGTCGAGCATCAGCACGATCCACAGCACGGCCCGCCAGCGCGGCCTGCGGGACATGCCGACGGCCGTCATATAGGCGATGACGGGCGCCAGATAGCCGTGCACCGGGTCGGTGAGGGCGTGGATGTCACCGGGGGAGGGCTGGGTGAGCGCCTCCTGGATCGAGTTCGGGGCGGCCTTGGCCACCCACAGGTCGGTGGCGAGCGTCACACCGTGGGCCAGGACGGCGGCGAGCACACCGTCGGCGATCCGCAGTCCGTCGCGTTTGATCAGCCGTTCGATCGCGAACGCGACCGGGACCAGGAGGATCGCGATGCTGGAGGCGAGACCGGCGATCTTGATGAGCAGGTCGGGCGCCTGCCCGGTGCCCTTGTTGATGTCCTGTTCGAGGCCCGAGGTGGTCCCGTGCGCGAACGCGGCGATCGCGAGCAGCACCACCACGGCCAGCACGCCGACCAGCAGCCGCATCAGGTCGGAGGGCCGGTGCACGCGCGCGGGGAGCAGCGGTTCGTCGCTCTCGACCGCGTCGACGTGCACCTCTTCGGCGTCGGCGGTGTCCGGGCGCGACGAAGCGTCAGAGGTGCTCTCGGCGTCCTCCGGGTGCACACCCTGTGGCTTCATCGTCTCTTCTTGATCTCGTATCACCAGTCACCGCCCGCACGATGGTGGCATGCCCCACCGACACCCGGGGGTGTCAGGGTGCACATGCGGGGGCGCACAGTCTGCCGGAAGCGCCGTCCCCGGGCGAGGGATACGCACGGTCGCGAGCCCGTCACATTGTCGGTGGGGTGGGGCAGGATGGGGCGGATGAGCGAGCAGAGCCTTCCTCAGGACGCCCACCCGGAGTACGCGGACGCGCTGCCCGAGTACGCCGAGCGGGTCCTCGACGTCGCCGAACGCATTCCGCCCGGGCGCGTCATGACGTACGGCGACGTCGCCGAGTGGCTGGAGGAGGGCGGCCCCCGCCAGGTCGGCCGGGTCATGGCCCTGTACGGCGGAGCCGTCCCGTGGTGGCGTGTCGTCCGCGCGGACGGCGTCCTGCTGCCGGGGCACGAGCTGCGGGCGCTCGACCGCTACCGCGTCGAGGGCACGCCTCTGAAGGAGGCGAGCAGGGCCGCCGAGGGCCATCTGCCGCGTCTCGACATGAGACGTGCGCGCTGGGACGGCGGCGATCGGGCGGAGGGTCACACCTGACAGCTTCCGCCATCCCGGGGGCCCGGGAGCACCCTGGGGCCCGTACGGGGGAAACTCGGCACGTCTGTGGCATGCCGTACGTTCGTGGGGTGAGGGACGTACGGGTCGCGAGCGTCGCGTGGGCCCCATGGGTCCCGCGGGAAGGAGCGGAAGCCCTGCTTCCACACTCGGCCTCGGCGTAGCGTCGGCTGCACCCGTCCCCCTCATCCCCCGTCCACCGCCCTCCACGCGCGGCGGGCCGACCGACAGCACACCCACCAGGACCGGCGAACCACGTGAGCTCCTCTTCCTCCACCAGGCGTCTGTCGCACTCCCAGGTGCGACAGGGGGCCCGTGGCGCTTATCGACTGGTGCGTACCCCACCGGCCCGCGTGGCTCCCCCTCGTCTTGACGCCGCACAGCGCGCCGTGGTTGAGCACGAACACGGTCCTTTGCTCGTTCTCGCAGGTCCGGGCACCGGGAAGACCACCACGCTCGTCGAGTCGGTGGCCTCACGAATCGCCCGTGGAGGGGACCCCGCACGCGTGCTCGTGCTGACGTTCAGCCGCAAGGCCGCCGTCGAACTGCGCGACCGCATGGCGCTGCGCACAGGGGCGGCACGAGCTCCGCAGGCGACGACCTTCCACTCGTTCTGCTACGCCCTGGTCCGCGCCCACCAGGACAGCGACCTGTTCGTGGAGCCGCTGCGGCTGCTGTCGGGACCCGAGCAGGACGTCACCGTGCGCGAACTCCTCGCCGGCCAGCCCGACCTGGAGAGGCTCGGCCTCGCGCACGTGCGCTGGCCGGACGACCTGCGCGCCTGCCTGACCACCCGCGGTTTCGCCGACGAGGTCCGCGCGGTCCTCGCCCGCAGCCGCGAACTGGGACTCGGCCCCGGTGCCCTGGACGCCTTCGCCCGCCGCATCGGCCGCCCGGACTGGCGGGCCGCGGCCGCCTTCCTCGCCGAGTACCTCGACGTCCTCGACCTCCAGGGCGTCCTCGACTACGCCGAACTCGTCCACCGCGCGGTGCTCCTCGCCCGCCGCCCCGAGGTCGCCGAGCGCCTCGCCGCCCAGTACGACGCCGTGTTCGTCGACGAGTACCAGGACACCGATCCGGCGCAGGTACGGCTGCTGCAGGCCCTCGCCGGCGGCGGCCGCACCCTCGTCGCCTTCGGCGACCCCGACCAGTCGATCTACGCGTTCCGGGGCGCGGACGTGAACGGCATCCTCGACTTCCCGTACGCCTTCCCGCGCGCGGACGGCCGGCCGGCTCCCGTGGAGGTCCTGCGCACCTCCCGCCGCTCCGGCGCCGACCTGCTGGCCGCGACCCGCCTGGTGACCCAGCGCATGCCCCTGACCCGGCTGCCGGCGGAGAAGGTCCGCGCCCACCGCGAACTCGCCCCCGTCCGTGAGGGCGGGCGCGTCGAGGTCTTCACCTACCCGACCCCCGGCACCGAGCTCGACAACATCGCGGACATCCTGCGCAGGGCACACCTGGAGGACGGCGTCCCGTGGGGCGAGATGGCCGTCCTGGTCCGTGCCGGCTCGCGCACGATCCCCACGGTGCGCCGCGCGCTCACCGCGGCCGGCGTCCCCCTCGACATCGACGGCGACGACCTGCCCCTGCGCCACGAACCGGCGGTGGCGCCACTGCTGACGGCCCTCAGGGCGGTGGCTATGGCGGAGGCGGCGGGGAGTGCCGTACGGCGTGAGGAGGCACGGTCGGAC
This genomic window contains:
- a CDS encoding NAD-dependent epimerase/dehydratase translates to MRVLLIGANGYLGRFVADRLLADPAVQLTALGRGDDADVRFDLASGSPGALTRFLDAVHPGVVVNCAGATRGGARELTRHNTVAVATVCEALRRSGCGARLVQIGCGAEYGPSQPGSSTAEDAVPRPGGPYGVSKLAATELVLGSGLDAVVLRVFSPAGPGTPAGSPLGRLAEAMRRAMQSGDGELKLGGLGAQRDFVDVRDVARAVHAASLSAAQGVINIGSGRAVRLRDAAAVLARVAGYGGALHELDGPPGPLRATIGHPRSESDHAAPVAYPYPDGCGSWQQADVRTARDRLGWRPRINLEESLADIWMEAACRI
- a CDS encoding spherulation-specific family 4 protein, translated to MPHLTSTKTSTPSTELRVGLGVPGFAHPLVAPAEWAELTRPGTPVHWAVLNVADGPGARPDPHCLEAAGRLRNAGVRVLGHLDTAHGIRVHGETVSQAQRYLDWYRVDGFLLDRCPTDRAALPEIRRTVATLRAVRDDAHIVLGHGTHPHPGYAENADQLITFSGPWSDYRWSQVAEWTADYPPDRFCHLVHGVPGPHLEEALRIARWQGAATIWFTDRTDRGGRVDPWETMPGYWDEIVSRIGTGVSE
- the moeZ gene encoding adenylyltransferase/sulfurtransferase MoeZ, producing the protein MSLPPLVEPASELTVDEVRRYSRHLIIPDVGMDGQKRLKNAKVLCVGAGGLGSPALMYLAAAGVGTLGIVEFDEVDESNLQRQIIHSQADIGRSKAESARDSVLGINPYVNVVLHEERLEADNVMDIFSQYDLIVDGTDNFATRYLVNDACVLLNKPYVWGSIYRFDGQASVFWSEHGPCYRCLYPEPPPPGMVPSCAEGGVLGVLCASIGSIQVTEAIKVLTGTGEPLVGRLMIYDALEMQYRQVKVRKDPNCAVCGENPTVTELIDYEAFCGVVSEEAQEAAAGATITPKQLKEWIDDGENIEIIDVREINEYEIVSIPGARLIPKNEFLMGTALEGLPQDKKIVLHCKTGVRSAEVLAVLKSAGFSDAVHVGGGVIGWVNQIEPHKPVY
- a CDS encoding alpha/beta hydrolase; translation: MPNPPRPRVAALAATALLLASALAGCGDGSENEDLSAQKLNWKDCPAPSRAEGGGEAPSPLPGGDEWQCATLKAPLDWAEPKGDTIDLALIRARTSGAEDKRIGSLVFNFGGPGGSGVTTLPAFGPDYAHLRTRYDLVSFDPRGVGRSAPVECLNDLQLDVYFQQDATPDDSAERATLLDDTKEFNAACEENSEKMLPHVRTTDAARDMDLMRQVLGDDKLYYFGISYGTELGGVYAHLFPKRVGRAVFDAVVDPTQDSEQGALGQAKGFQLALDNFAEDCTSQPDCPVGDTAQDVRDRIAKLLADLDRNPIPGLGQRVLTQSAATNGIAQALYSKDFWEYLTEGLEQAYDGDGRVLMLLSDSLNGRSENGEYSNIAAANISINCADDKPRYTAAQVERKLPEFRAASPLFGDFMAWSMVTCTDWAVAGAADHPDVSAPGSAPILVVGNTGDPATPYEGARKMVQALGAGVGVELTYKGQGHGAYDSKNKCVQDAVNGYLLNGRTPAAGTVCS
- a CDS encoding flippase-like domain-containing protein gives rise to the protein MKPQGVHPEDAESTSDASSRPDTADAEEVHVDAVESDEPLLPARVHRPSDLMRLLVGVLAVVVLLAIAAFAHGTTSGLEQDINKGTGQAPDLLIKIAGLASSIAILLVPVAFAIERLIKRDGLRIADGVLAAVLAHGVTLATDLWVAKAAPNSIQEALTQPSPGDIHALTDPVHGYLAPVIAYMTAVGMSRRPRWRAVLWIVLMLDAFSMLVTGYTTPFSIILTVLIGWTVAYGTLYAVGSPNVRPTGQTLIAGLRTVGFRPVSAAREEASESAENGDRGRRYFVTLEDGPPLDVTVVDREQQAQGFFYRVWRNLTLRGFATRSSLQSLRQALEQEALLAYAAIAAGANAPKLIATSELGPDAVMLVYEHTGGRTLESLDEEEITDELLRNTWRQVQALQSRRIAHRRLAGDAILVDRSGAVILTDLRGGEIAASTLLLRMDVAQLVTTLGLLAGAERAVASAVSVLGPDAVADCLPMLQPIALTRSTRATLRRLARERAQREREAVLEASQQAKQARLEEAPADARPVLEKPDKKTVKAEARAEKRAIDEAIEEAREEDLLTQIRHQVLLIRPQAPVEPARLERVKPRTLISFIAGAIGAYFLLTQLTHIEFGPLIENAEWGWVAAAVLFSAGSYFAAAMALLGFVPERVGFLRTVAAQVAGSFVKIVAPAAVGGVALNTRFLQRQGVRPGLAVASVGASQLFGLGCHILMLLSFGYLTGTEKTPSLSPSRTVIAGLLTVAVLVLVVTSVPFLRKFVVTRVRSLFAGVVPRMLDVLQRPQKLITGIGGMLLLTACFVMCLDASIRAFGSEGTSLSIASVAVVFLAGNALGSAAPTPGGVGAVEATLTVGLIAVGLPKEVAAPAVLLFRLLTLWLPVLPGWLAFNQLSRKGAL
- a CDS encoding MGMT family protein, with protein sequence MSEQSLPQDAHPEYADALPEYAERVLDVAERIPPGRVMTYGDVAEWLEEGGPRQVGRVMALYGGAVPWWRVVRADGVLLPGHELRALDRYRVEGTPLKEASRAAEGHLPRLDMRRARWDGGDRAEGHT